GACGTGTATGCGAGACAGGCAGAAGCTCGAGGCTTGTGGGACGCACGGCTCGAGGCCCTCGTTGTGGATTCGATCCTGACAGGCGAATCCGACGACGAACTTCCGAGCAGGATCGCCGCGCTCGGCTGGCACGGTGACGGCGAAGCGGCAGTGCTTGTTGGCAGCGCCGAACGCTCCGTCGATGTCGATCAGATGCGACGGACGGCGCGACACGCGGGTGCCGATGTGCTCATCGGATTGCAGGGCACCCGGCTCGTGCTCGTTCTCGGCAGAATGGCCCCGCCTCAGCAGGCCGATCCGACAGCAGCCGCCGAGGAGCCGCAGCGAACCTTCCTCGAGATCGCAGCCAAGCTGTCCGACGGCTTCGCTGATGGGCCGCTCGTGCTCGGGCCGACTGTCGACAACCTCATCGAGGCGTCTCGAAGCGCCCGGGCTGCGCTTGCGGGCGTCGCGGTCGCACGGGCGTGGCGCCATGCGCCCCGCCCGGTTCCCGCTGACGACCTCCTTCCCGAGCGGGCACTCGCGGGCGATGGACTTGCCCGGAGAACACTCATCGAGCAGATCTACGAACCGTTGCTCGCCCACTCGGCCGAGCTCATGGAGACCCTCTGGTGCTACCTCGACAACGGCAGGTCGCTCGAGGCGACAGCCCGCGAGCTGTTCGTGCACCCGAACACGGTTCGTTACAGGCTCAAGAAGGTCTCCGAGGTGATTGGCTGGAACGCGACTGGGGCACGAGAGTCCCTGATTCTGCAATCTGCCCTCATCGCTGGTTCGATTGCACAGCAGGGCGGCAGGCGTCAGCCGAAGCGAGGCTCCTAGCCAAGTTTCGGCACCAACGGGACCCTTTCTGGCCGCTACCTACAACGAATCTTTGAATTTATCGTTGGTTATATGCAGCTAGTTCCGCTCGCATCTGAGAAACTATTTGACGTGATTGTTATCGCTTGCCCGGGTCAGGGCTCCCAAACCCCCGGTTTCCTTACTGACTGGATCGCGGATTCAGCGTCCCGCAGCTTCCTCGAGGCCGCCTCGGAGGCCTCGGGCGTCGACCTCGTTCGGCACGGAACCCAGAGTGACGCTGAGACGATTCGCGCAACTGAGATTGCCCAGCCGCTGATTGTCGCGGCTGCAATCCTGTCGTGGCGTGCACTTGCCGCGCGGCTTGATGGCGCAGGTCTCGACGCGACCACGTTAGGCGCCACAGTTGGCACCGCTGGTCACTCTGTTGGCGAGTTTGCCGCGGCGGCGATCTCAGGCGTCGTGAGCGAGACCGACGCCGTGCGCCTCGTCGGCGTACGCGGCCGCGCAATGGCGGAGGCAGCCGCTGTTGAACAGACAGGAATGTCGGCGGTGGTTGGCGGCGTTGAGGCTGACGTGCTTTCGGCAATCGAAGCTGCGGGTCTCACTGCCGCGAACCGAAACGGTGGAGGGCAGATTGTCGCCGCGGGTGCACTGGCGGATCTCGCCAAGCTCGGTGAGTCGGCGCCGCGCGGTGCTCGCGTGATCCCGCTGCAGGTCGCTGGAGCGTTCCACACAAGCTACATGGCGTCGGCAGTTCCCGTCCTCGCGCAGGCAGCAGAGTCCACTGCGGTCAGCGATCCCTGGCTAAAGCTCTGGAGCAACGCCGACGGCGGACTTGTCACATCTGGTGCCAGCTTCCGCGACTCACTCGTCTCGCAGATCGCGAGCCCTGTTCGCTGGGACTCATGCATGGAGTCATTCCAGGCGGCCGGCATCACCGGATTCATTGAACTCACCCCCGCCGGTGCTCTCACCGGCATCGCGAAGCGCGGCATGAAGGGCATCCCTTCGGTCGCCGTAAAGACTCCGGCTGATCTTGATGCTGCCGTGCAGCTCATCACCGACGCAGCCTGATCGAAAGGATCGACTCATGGCAACTCTTGTACAGCCAACTGGCCCGGCGCACACACGCGTGCTCTCGGTTGGCGCATCCCGCGGCGACCTCGACGTACCGAACGACGACCTCGTTGGCCCTATTGACTCGTCTGACGAGTGGATCAGGCAGCGCACGGGCATCGTTCAGCGCCGCCGGGCCCGCAAGGGCCTGAACGCTGTCGATCTCGCGGTTGAGGCTGGCCAGGAGGCCATTGAGAAGTCTGGTCTCGAACTCGCAGACATCGACGGTGTGATCATCTCGACGATCTCGAACGTTGCGGTGACGCCGTCAATGGCAGCGCTCGCCGCGCACAGGCTCGGTCTCACTCCCGCGGCGGCATTCGATATTTCTGCCGCCTGCGCTGGCTACGTGTATGGCGTCGGCCAGGCCGACGCACTCGTCCGTTCGGGTGTCTGCAAGAACGTCCTCGTGATCGGTGCCGAGAAGCTCTCGGACGTCGTTGACCCGACCGACCGTTCGATCTCGTTCTTGCTGGGTGACGGCGCTGGCGCCGTGGTCGTCGGAGCGAGCGATCACACCGGTATCGGCCCGACAGTGTGGGGCTCGGACGGCGAGAAGTGGGACACGATCAGCATGACGTCGACGTTCGAGGAGTACCGCGAGGCTCCCGGAGTCGTTGCGTGGCCTACGCTGCGCCAGGACGGCCAGACCGTGTTTCGCTGGGCAGTGTGGGAGATGGCGAAGGTCGCACGCCAGACGCTCGAGGCCTCCGGTATCGAGCCGTCTGATTTGGCCGCGTTCATTCCGCATCAGGCGAACATGCGAATCATCGACGAGCTTGCGAAGCAACTGAAGCTGCCCGAGACCGTCGCGATTGCACGCGATATCGAGATGCAGGGAAACACCTCTGCAGCGTCGATCCCGCTTGCGATGCACGCGCTGCTCGCAGAGCGCCCCGAGCTCTCGGGGGGCCTGGCACTCACGATCGGCTTCGGGGCCGGTCTCGTCTACGGCGCCCAGATCATCGAACTTCCGTAGCTTTTCGCTCTGGGACGCACCGCGCGCCCTGTCGACTTCCCGCGGGAAGTTGCGAGAAACTACTGCACGAGGTTTACTACAAACCCCCATTAAATAAGGAGAATCCAATGGCATTCAGCAACGAAGAGGTCCTCGCAGGTCTCGCCGAGCTCGTCAACGATGAGACCGGTATTGCGGCCGACGTTGTCGCCCTCGACAAGTCGTTCACCGACGACCTCGACATCGATTCGATCTCGATGATGACAATCGTCGTGAACGCAGAAGAGAAGTTCGACGTGAAGATCCCCGACGAAGAGGTCAAGAACCTCAAGACCGTCGGCGACGCAGTCGACTTCATCGTCAAGGCTCAGGCCTAAGCGAAGCTTTCGCGGCGGGATGAGCGGCGGCCACTATCGGCCGCCCCATCCCCGCCGCTCGCTTCATCACACAGACTTTCGGGAGAACAGCCCCACAAGGGCGACTCCCCCAGAGCCACGCGGAGAGCGCAACACATGAGCAAGAAGATCGTCGTCACCGGTATCGGTGCGAGTTCGCCCCTGGGCGGTACCGCTAGCGAGAGCTGGGAAGCTTTGCTTGCAGGCGAGTCGGGCGTACGTACTATCGAGGCCGATTGGGTTGAGAAGTACGACCTTCCAGTGTCATTCGCTGGCCAGGCCCGAGTGCAGCCGGCTGAGGTGCTTGAGCGCCCAGTCGCCAAGCGCCTCGACCCGTCGAGCCAGTTTGCCCTCGTCGCGGCGAAGGAAGCTTTCGCCGACGCTGGCTCACCCGAGATTCCCGCAGAGCGTCTGGGCGTCGACTGGGCAACAGGCATTGGCGGCATCTGGTCGCTGCTTGACGCGTGGGACACGCTTCGTGAGAAGGGCCCGCGTCGCGTGATGCCCCTCACGGTTCCCATGCTCATGCCGAACGCGCCGTCAGCGGCGATCTCCATGCATTTCACAGCTCGCGCGTTCGCGCGCACCGTCGCCTCAGCCTGCGCCTCGAGCACCGAGTCGATTGCAAACGCCTACGAGCATCTGCAGCTTGGACTCGCCGATATCGTGATCGCAGGCGGCTCCGAAGCCGCCATTCACCCGGTCACGCTCGCGTCGTTCTCGTCGATGCAGGCGCTGTCACGCCGAAACGACTCACCGGAGACTGCCTCACGCCCCTACAACACTGACCGTGACGGTTTCGTGATGGGCGAGGGCGCCGCTGCGCTCGTGCTCGAGACCGAGGAGCACGCGCTCGCTCGCGGTGCCAAGATTTACGCCGAGATCGCCGGCGGCGGCGTGACCGCTGATTCCTACCACATCACCGCAAATGACCCCGAGGGGCACGGCGCCATCCGCGCGATGAAGCTCGCACTCTCGCAGGCGGGTGCTCACCCCGAGGATGTCACCCACATCAACGCGCACGCGACGTCGACCCCTGTCGGTGACATCAATGAGTACACTGCCCTGCTCGGAGTGTTCGGCGATCGCGCACGCGAGATCCCGGTTTCCGCAACAAAGGCCGCGACTGGACACCTGCTGGGCGGCACAGGCGCCCTGGAAGCACTGTTCTCGGTGCTCGCTGTGCATAACCGCGTCGCTCCCCCGACGATCAACCTCGTCGATCAGGATCCCGAGATCCCGCTCATGGTGTCAAGCGAGCCGCAGCAGCTCGCCGATGGCCCGCAGCTCGCGATCTCGAACTCCTTTGGGTTCGGTGGCCATAACGCCGTCGTCGCCATCCGCTCGTACGACGCCTAGCGCGACACATAGGAGCCGTCGGGCGGGCGCTATTCGAACAGCGCCTGCCCGACGAACTCACCGGCGCCGATCCCGCCCGGCACCGCCCACAGTCCAGACCCAATGTGACGAATATACTCGTTGAGCAAGTCTGGCTGCAGTGAGCGCTGCACACGAACGAATGTCTCGGGCGAACGCTGGAACGAGATAAAGAAGAGGCCCGCGCCAAGCTGGCCGAGTCCGTTTGAACCGTCGACGTAGTTGTAGCCGCGGCGCAGCATTTGACTGCCCGAATTGTTCTTTGGGTGCGCGAGACGCACGTGCGCGGCAATGTCGATCACTGGTTCCCCAGAGGCCGGCAGCTTGGCAGCAAAGTCAGGTTCGTCAAACTCGTCGGCACCGGTGAGGGGCGCGCCAGCTCGTTTCGATCGCCCGAAGATGCGCTCCTGCTCGGCGAGAGACGCGCGATCCCACGTCTCAATCGTCATCTGTATCTTCCGCGCGACCAGGTAGCTTCCGCCGCGGAGCCAGGCTGGCGCTTCCTCACCGACCCACACATGCTCGGCGAGCCCCGACGAGTCCTCGGCCATGACGTTCGCCGTCCCATCTTTGAAGCCGAACAGGTTCCGAGGCGTCTCCTGAGCCCGCGAAGTCGACGCGGTACGGCCAAAGCCAAGCTGGCTCCAGGCAAGGTGCGCGCGGCCAGCGGCAATGCGTGAGAGATTGCGGATTGCGTGCACCGCGATCTGGGGGTCATCGGCGCATGCCTGCACGCACAGGTCGCCTCCGCTCTGCGTATCGTCGAGAATGTCGAACGCGAAGGCCGGGAGCGGTTCGAACTCGGCGGGGAGCAGCGAGCGGAGGCCGAAGGGGTCGCCTGCCTGTGTCTCCGCGGCCCTGTCGGCATGCCCGACGAAAAGGCTGCGTCCGAATCCGAACGTGAGCGTGAGGTTGCCAACTCCGAGCCCCGTCGCCTCGCCGGTGTCGTCTGGCGGCAGAAGGCCGTTGTCAGGCTCCATTCCGTCTCCGACTTCCTCGCCGCGGGTCAGCCTCTCGGCGGCCTCAGTCCAGTCACGGAGGAGCGCGATGAGGTCGTCACGGGTCGCGCCGGAGTTCATCGTGAAAGCGGCGAAGTGCAGTCGATCTTGCGCTGGGGTAACGATGCCCGCCTGGTGAGCGCCACGGAATGGCACGGCGCCGGGGCTCGGTGCATCGCCATGGTGCCCGTCACGCGAAAGCAACGTTCTGGCGGCGGCGGCCCCGCCTGCGCCGCCTGCAGCGAGGCCGATCGCCCCAGCGCCGAGTAGCCCGAGAAGTTGGCGTCTCGATGTACCACTCGGTAGCTGCGTCCGAGGATCCTGATCGGGGCCGCCCACCGCTGGAGTGTCTCGCCTCACGTGTACTAGCTTCCCACAACGCCCGCGGTAAGCCGCGACATCGGCTCGCTCAGCGCGGTGAGCTTCGCCGCGAGCTCGTTGCGCTTCGTCGCATCCACGGTGTCATACGATACAAAGCCAGCCTCGTAGGAGCCGTATCCGGCGAGCGTGTCGAGCATGTCGACGAAGCGTGCGTCGAGTTCGGTGGCGAGTTCCTCACCGCCGTTCGCGACGAGCAGCGCGCGCACGGTATCGAAGGCAACCTGCGCCCCCTCGACATTCGCGGTGAAGTCGTACAGGTCGGTGTGCGCGAACTCGTTTTCTTCCCCCGGGAGCTTTCCGTCAGGCGCAGCAACCTCATCGAGCAGCCCCTTCGCCCCCTCAGTGATGTCGGCGAGAGTCAGCGTGAAGTCGGGGCTCCTCACCTTGTCGTTGAGCTCGGAGATGTCAGCGACGAGCTGATCGCCAATTGTTGCGCGCTCCTCGGGCGTGAGCGCAACGAGGTCATCCTTCGGGTAGTGGTTCTTCTCAGGCTGCGAGTAGTTCTCGATGGCCCGGTCGAGCCACAGATCCTGTTCGATTCGATGAAAGCCAGTGAACGGCAGCCCCTCCTCGATCGCGCCTGGCTTTCGATAGTCGATCTTCGGATCGAGATCCCCAAACTGCTCCGCGGTTGGCTCGATCCGTTCGTAGTTGATACGCGCGATTGGGAACAGCGCGCGCGCCTCGTCGTCGTTGCCTGCCTTGTACGCTGCAACGAACTCTCCCACCCGCGGAACGAGCTCCTCGGTTTGGGTCTTCACGTAGGCAACGTACTGCGCAACCACTGCGTCCTCCTCCGGCGTGGTCGCGACAGCGTCGCCACTCACAGTGAACGCGGCATGGCCGACGCCAGCACCGATCATGCCTGGTTTGCACGCAGTGAAGTACTCCCCTGGGCCAACCTGCACCGTGAGGTCCCGGCTGGTGCCTGGCGCAATGTTCTCAACCTCGCCGACGATAGTGAGCTTGTTGCTGCCGAGCAGATAGAACTCGGTGACCTTCGTCCCGTCGTTCTGCACAGTGAAGGTCAGGGTGCCGCTCGTTCCGGTCGCGTTGGCAACCTCGCAGCCCTCATCGTTCGCGGTGACTGCAATTGACGTTGCGTTCGGGGCTCCATTTGGTACGCACCCAGCAAGCAAGAGGGCTGTTGCGCTAAGCGCAGCAACAGCGGCAGCGTTGCGAAGATTGGATGAGGTCATGGGCGTTCCTTTCGTGTGGCGTGCTGCCCGGCGTACGAACGCACGAGGAAGAGTGGCAGCGTGATGATGAGATAGCCCGCCCACGCGAGCACCTCGAGTTTGGTCATTTCAGGTGCGAAGCCGAGTGTTCCCTTGAGGATCACGGCGATCAACCCGTCTGGCGCGATGATGTGCGAAACGTTGAACGCCCACGCGGCCTCCCCAAACCATGCAGCGACGACAGGCCCGGCGCCCTCTGGCGCCGCAACAAACGGTCCCGGCAAGAACCCAGCCTCTTGCAGGTCGTGGATCCCGTACGCCAGCACACCGGCGGCGAAGACGAGCAGCAACACTCCAGTCCACCTGAAGAACACCGTGAGGTTGACCCTCAGGAGGCCTTTGTACAGCGCCCAGCCGATCGCGATGGCAATCAGGATGCCGGAGATCGCGGTGAGAAAACCGACAAGGGGCGCCGTGCCGCTCGCGCGGGTTGTCGCCCAGATGAAGAGTGCAGTCTCGATGCCCTCGCGGGCAACCGAGACGAATCCGATCAAGGCAACCGCCCACCCTGAGCCGACAAGCGCACGATCGACCTGGCCGCGGAGCTCGCCACTGATGCCACGCGACATCTTCAGCATCCAGAACACCATCCACGTCACCATCGCGACCGCAAGGATCGAGAGGGAACCACCAATGGCCTCCTGTGCGGTAAACGACAGCCCGTATGCGCCGTAGGTCAGGATCGCGCCGAGCCCGAGCGAAAGCAGGATCGCTGCCGCGACACCGAGCCAAATCTTTCGGGCGGCGTCGGGCCGGTTGAGCTTTCCGACGTAGGCAAGTAGGACCCCGACGACGAGCGCCGCCTCGAGCCCCTCGCGAAGGCCGATCAGCAGGGTCGCAATCATGGGCTGCCTTTCACTGAAACATTCATCTGTTCTAGGTAAGGCACGCCTTACTCGGAAACATTAGCACGATTCATCTGATGAATGGAACAGCCCGTGGATTGGGAGGGGCCACCGAAAAGACGTGCCGTCGACTGGGCGGGCCGAATGAACCAGGTGCCGCAATTCCACTAAGCTAGAGCGGTAGCACACGGGGCGTTAGCTCAGTCGGTTAGAGCACTGGACTCATAATCCATCGGTCGCGGGTTCAAGTCCCGCACGCCCTACTCATCGCCGTGTCGCCCAAGGTTCGCCTCCGGGGCAGCAAGGTTCGCCTCCGGGCTGGCAAAGCCCCGACATGTCCATGCGGCGCCCACCAGGTCTTCCCATGTGGTCCGGAAGTTTGGGCCTATGCCTGGTCTCGCATCACAGAATTGTTACGTTCGCCTGCTC
Above is a window of Leucobacter aridicollis DNA encoding:
- a CDS encoding PucR family transcriptional regulator; this encodes MSPNKAQELAWLRTISGELATLTVTRLEDTLPWYGSMPPSRRSAVGLVAQTGISSFIQWYENPGSTPWIASDVFSSAPRELLRSISLQETLQLIRVVVTVVEERVAPRSDSLREAIMHYSRDVAFAAADVYARQAEARGLWDARLEALVVDSILTGESDDELPSRIAALGWHGDGEAAVLVGSAERSVDVDQMRRTARHAGADVLIGLQGTRLVLVLGRMAPPQQADPTAAAEEPQRTFLEIAAKLSDGFADGPLVLGPTVDNLIEASRSARAALAGVAVARAWRHAPRPVPADDLLPERALAGDGLARRTLIEQIYEPLLAHSAELMETLWCYLDNGRSLEATARELFVHPNTVRYRLKKVSEVIGWNATGARESLILQSALIAGSIAQQGGRRQPKRGS
- a CDS encoding ACP S-malonyltransferase codes for the protein MIVIACPGQGSQTPGFLTDWIADSASRSFLEAASEASGVDLVRHGTQSDAETIRATEIAQPLIVAAAILSWRALAARLDGAGLDATTLGATVGTAGHSVGEFAAAAISGVVSETDAVRLVGVRGRAMAEAAAVEQTGMSAVVGGVEADVLSAIEAAGLTAANRNGGGQIVAAGALADLAKLGESAPRGARVIPLQVAGAFHTSYMASAVPVLAQAAESTAVSDPWLKLWSNADGGLVTSGASFRDSLVSQIASPVRWDSCMESFQAAGITGFIELTPAGALTGIAKRGMKGIPSVAVKTPADLDAAVQLITDAA
- a CDS encoding beta-ketoacyl-ACP synthase III; protein product: MATLVQPTGPAHTRVLSVGASRGDLDVPNDDLVGPIDSSDEWIRQRTGIVQRRRARKGLNAVDLAVEAGQEAIEKSGLELADIDGVIISTISNVAVTPSMAALAAHRLGLTPAAAFDISAACAGYVYGVGQADALVRSGVCKNVLVIGAEKLSDVVDPTDRSISFLLGDGAGAVVVGASDHTGIGPTVWGSDGEKWDTISMTSTFEEYREAPGVVAWPTLRQDGQTVFRWAVWEMAKVARQTLEASGIEPSDLAAFIPHQANMRIIDELAKQLKLPETVAIARDIEMQGNTSAASIPLAMHALLAERPELSGGLALTIGFGAGLVYGAQIIELP
- a CDS encoding acyl carrier protein, with translation MAFSNEEVLAGLAELVNDETGIAADVVALDKSFTDDLDIDSISMMTIVVNAEEKFDVKIPDEEVKNLKTVGDAVDFIVKAQA
- a CDS encoding beta-ketoacyl-[acyl-carrier-protein] synthase family protein, whose product is MSKKIVVTGIGASSPLGGTASESWEALLAGESGVRTIEADWVEKYDLPVSFAGQARVQPAEVLERPVAKRLDPSSQFALVAAKEAFADAGSPEIPAERLGVDWATGIGGIWSLLDAWDTLREKGPRRVMPLTVPMLMPNAPSAAISMHFTARAFARTVASACASSTESIANAYEHLQLGLADIVIAGGSEAAIHPVTLASFSSMQALSRRNDSPETASRPYNTDRDGFVMGEGAAALVLETEEHALARGAKIYAEIAGGGVTADSYHITANDPEGHGAIRAMKLALSQAGAHPEDVTHINAHATSTPVGDINEYTALLGVFGDRAREIPVSATKAATGHLLGGTGALEALFSVLAVHNRVAPPTINLVDQDPEIPLMVSSEPQQLADGPQLAISNSFGFGGHNAVVAIRSYDA
- the efeB gene encoding iron uptake transporter deferrochelatase/peroxidase subunit yields the protein MGGPDQDPRTQLPSGTSRRQLLGLLGAGAIGLAAGGAGGAAAARTLLSRDGHHGDAPSPGAVPFRGAHQAGIVTPAQDRLHFAAFTMNSGATRDDLIALLRDWTEAAERLTRGEEVGDGMEPDNGLLPPDDTGEATGLGVGNLTLTFGFGRSLFVGHADRAAETQAGDPFGLRSLLPAEFEPLPAFAFDILDDTQSGGDLCVQACADDPQIAVHAIRNLSRIAAGRAHLAWSQLGFGRTASTSRAQETPRNLFGFKDGTANVMAEDSSGLAEHVWVGEEAPAWLRGGSYLVARKIQMTIETWDRASLAEQERIFGRSKRAGAPLTGADEFDEPDFAAKLPASGEPVIDIAAHVRLAHPKNNSGSQMLRRGYNYVDGSNGLGQLGAGLFFISFQRSPETFVRVQRSLQPDLLNEYIRHIGSGLWAVPGGIGAGEFVGQALFE
- the efeO gene encoding iron uptake system protein EfeO, with the protein product MTSSNLRNAAAVAALSATALLLAGCVPNGAPNATSIAVTANDEGCEVANATGTSGTLTFTVQNDGTKVTEFYLLGSNKLTIVGEVENIAPGTSRDLTVQVGPGEYFTACKPGMIGAGVGHAAFTVSGDAVATTPEEDAVVAQYVAYVKTQTEELVPRVGEFVAAYKAGNDDEARALFPIARINYERIEPTAEQFGDLDPKIDYRKPGAIEEGLPFTGFHRIEQDLWLDRAIENYSQPEKNHYPKDDLVALTPEERATIGDQLVADISELNDKVRSPDFTLTLADITEGAKGLLDEVAAPDGKLPGEENEFAHTDLYDFTANVEGAQVAFDTVRALLVANGGEELATELDARFVDMLDTLAGYGSYEAGFVSYDTVDATKRNELAAKLTALSEPMSRLTAGVVGS
- the efeU gene encoding iron uptake transporter permease EfeU; protein product: MIATLLIGLREGLEAALVVGVLLAYVGKLNRPDAARKIWLGVAAAILLSLGLGAILTYGAYGLSFTAQEAIGGSLSILAVAMVTWMVFWMLKMSRGISGELRGQVDRALVGSGWAVALIGFVSVAREGIETALFIWATTRASGTAPLVGFLTAISGILIAIAIGWALYKGLLRVNLTVFFRWTGVLLLVFAAGVLAYGIHDLQEAGFLPGPFVAAPEGAGPVVAAWFGEAAWAFNVSHIIAPDGLIAVILKGTLGFAPEMTKLEVLAWAGYLIITLPLFLVRSYAGQHATRKERP